In Bacteroidota bacterium, a single window of DNA contains:
- a CDS encoding DUF3987 domain-containing protein codes for MACSTIFSGFNQVVENRALLLIIKDIKEGKYREDIEPIRSLIASGDTEKADQLKRQLPAFTPSATFKGGRKADLLDQYSGYVHLDFDKLTPEQLKNAFQAITQIPFTFACFRSPSGKGLKVFVEVNTGAEQHDIAYKQVQAYYEKALGITCDPKCKDITRLCFVSDDPDTYKNIHSQKFEVQTVFNENPAKQDSLEIPNFQALFENCIRFTEQKEQYHSGNRNNFVYLLACNCNRKGIPESIALDFISTNFDLSEQEIRASVKSAYNHHFNEFANFAKSAKVQTNTNAQNQQQETIEEDYLKKTPTIPDEVYNQLPELIKSGALAFTDLRERDVFLTGTLSILSGCLPNVKGVYAQQIVYPNLFAFVIAPAASGKGAMKFSKTLADKHHDQLVKSSKEEKQRYDTELNEYKNRQRAKKKREPAEEPPEQPPFRVVFIPANSSYAKILSHLEQNQGEGIICETEADTMGNVLKQEWGGYSDMLRKAFHHERISSSKKTNNEYIEVNEPRLSVALSGTPSQVTGLIASAEDGLFSRFIFYAYKVEQQWRDVSPYASSFNLTEHFNTLSDQVFQLIQFLKQYPTTIELTQQQWQTLNSICSRWLIEVTTFTGDDAGSIVKRLGLVLYRLTMIFTALRKFENGDTSTTAFCTDADFDTAVNLADLYLQHSLLMFHNLPKQNENAVFRSGDNKRKFFDALHNDFKRAEAIELGKKFNLSTRSVDNLLKELTGKYLSQPQYGCYSKL; via the coding sequence ATGGCATGTTCGACAATCTTTTCAGGATTTAATCAGGTGGTAGAAAACAGGGCTTTGCTGTTAATCATCAAAGACATCAAAGAAGGCAAATACAGGGAGGATATTGAACCTATCCGCTCCCTGATTGCCTCCGGTGATACCGAAAAAGCCGACCAGCTAAAACGACAGCTTCCGGCTTTCACTCCATCGGCTACCTTCAAAGGTGGTCGGAAAGCTGATTTACTTGACCAATACAGCGGTTACGTTCATTTGGATTTCGACAAACTCACACCTGAACAGCTTAAAAATGCTTTTCAGGCAATAACTCAAATCCCCTTTACCTTTGCCTGCTTTCGCAGTCCAAGCGGTAAAGGATTAAAAGTTTTTGTTGAGGTAAACACCGGAGCAGAACAACACGATATTGCTTATAAACAGGTGCAGGCATATTACGAAAAAGCATTGGGTATTACTTGCGATCCTAAATGCAAAGACATTACCCGGCTTTGCTTTGTTTCAGATGACCCTGATACTTACAAGAACATTCACAGCCAAAAGTTCGAAGTACAAACGGTTTTCAATGAGAATCCTGCAAAACAGGATTCCCTTGAAATACCAAATTTTCAGGCATTGTTTGAAAATTGCATTCGTTTCACTGAGCAAAAAGAACAATACCATTCCGGCAACCGCAACAACTTTGTATATCTCCTGGCTTGCAACTGCAACCGCAAAGGCATTCCCGAAAGTATTGCACTTGATTTTATTTCAACAAATTTCGATTTATCCGAACAGGAAATCAGGGCTTCAGTAAAGAGTGCCTACAACCACCACTTTAACGAGTTTGCAAACTTTGCAAAGTCTGCAAAAGTGCAAACCAATACTAATGCACAAAACCAGCAGCAGGAAACTATCGAAGAAGATTACCTGAAAAAAACACCAACCATTCCTGATGAGGTTTACAACCAACTGCCCGAATTAATAAAATCAGGAGCTTTGGCATTTACCGACCTCAGAGAACGTGATGTTTTTCTTACGGGTACTTTGTCTATCCTTAGTGGATGCCTGCCAAATGTAAAAGGAGTTTATGCTCAGCAAATCGTCTATCCCAATCTGTTTGCTTTTGTCATAGCCCCTGCCGCAAGCGGCAAAGGGGCTATGAAATTCTCCAAAACTCTTGCCGATAAACACCACGACCAGCTTGTTAAGTCAAGCAAGGAAGAAAAACAGCGCTACGATACTGAACTTAATGAATACAAAAACCGGCAGCGGGCAAAGAAAAAGCGCGAACCGGCAGAGGAACCACCGGAACAACCACCTTTCAGGGTTGTTTTTATTCCGGCAAATTCATCTTATGCAAAAATCCTTTCGCACCTCGAACAGAACCAGGGCGAAGGTATCATTTGCGAAACCGAAGCCGATACGATGGGTAATGTGCTGAAACAAGAATGGGGCGGCTATTCCGATATGCTCCGCAAGGCTTTCCATCACGAACGCATTTCAAGCTCAAAGAAAACCAATAACGAGTATATCGAGGTTAACGAACCCCGCCTGTCAGTTGCACTGTCAGGCACTCCAAGTCAGGTAACCGGTCTGATTGCATCAGCCGAGGACGGTCTTTTCAGCCGTTTTATCTTCTATGCCTACAAGGTTGAACAACAGTGGCGTGATGTTTCACCTTATGCAAGCAGTTTCAACCTTACTGAGCATTTCAATACATTATCCGATCAGGTATTTCAGTTAATTCAATTTTTGAAGCAATACCCGACAACAATAGAGCTTACTCAACAGCAATGGCAGACTTTAAACAGTATTTGCAGCCGTTGGCTGATTGAAGTTACCACCTTTACCGGGGATGATGCCGGAAGCATTGTAAAACGGCTTGGGCTTGTTCTGTATCGCTTGACAATGATTTTTACCGCACTCCGTAAATTTGAGAATGGCGATACCTCAACCACAGCATTTTGCACCGATGCTGACTTTGATACAGCCGTAAACCTTGCCGACTTATACTTACAACATAGTCTACTGATGTTTCACAACCTGCCGAAGCAAAACGAAAACGCTGTTTTCCGGTCCGGCGACAACAAACGCAAATTCTTTGATGCCCTGCATAATGATTTTAAGAGAGCAGAAGCCATCGAATTAGGCAAGAAGTTCAATCTTTCAACCCGTTCGGTTGACAACCTCCTCAAAGAGCTTACAGGGAAGTATCTTTCACAGCCGCAATACGGTTGTTATTCAAAACTGTAG
- a CDS encoding type II toxin-antitoxin system RelE/ParE family toxin: MEITFSDKKLEKLANDDRKCLKEMGKIRAEIFRRRLNQLKDAQTLEDVRYLPGNYHDLIGNRKGQWACDLDQPYRLVFEPHESPIPTDEHGVYIWFEIKGVEVIEIINYHKEK, encoded by the coding sequence ATGGAAATTACATTCAGCGATAAAAAACTCGAAAAACTGGCAAACGATGACCGCAAATGTCTTAAAGAGATGGGCAAAATCAGGGCGGAAATATTCCGCCGCCGTCTTAATCAACTCAAGGATGCTCAAACTCTTGAGGATGTTAGGTATTTACCGGGCAATTACCATGATCTTATCGGCAATCGTAAAGGTCAATGGGCTTGCGACCTCGACCAACCTTACAGGTTGGTTTTCGAGCCTCACGAAAGCCCCATCCCCACCGATGAACATGGTGTATATATCTGGTTCGAGATTAAAGGCGTTGAAGTAATAGAAATTATTAACTATCATAAAGAAAAATAG
- a CDS encoding restriction endonuclease subunit S codes for MQSKLSRLGLCNPAFDVMPLKEMIDKNDAGSWGSDPVDASMNVVRSTNFNDSGYLDLSDVAKRFLEPAVFEALSLEENEILIERSGGSETQPVGRVSFITKDVAEQGFAYANFIQRISVKPGIDPKYLFYCLYQMHSAGFTQIMQNQTNGIRNLEYRFFLKQLLPKPEFPEQQKIASILSSVDDTIKATRTSIAKLERLKKSLMQNLLTGKMKPDGTWRNVEEFYMDDKFGKVPVGWSVKFLGDSDVAKVNPNYEYEINQYFDFLEMSDVDEKYKGVIKYEKIFIEKRNSGFAKFKNGDILFAKITPCTENGKIAFIEGCSTDIGFGSTEFISISPTENVDGYFLYLNLITHSVHGRAVALMEGTTGRQRVPAKIFKNVIQISVPEIEEQRIIAGRIKLIEDGIRSKSQKIPKLEKLKKSLMQKLLTGQLRVR; via the coding sequence ATGCAAAGTAAATTATCAAGATTAGGCTTATGCAATCCTGCCTTTGATGTTATGCCATTAAAGGAAATGATTGATAAAAACGATGCCGGAAGCTGGGGTTCCGATCCTGTGGATGCTTCAATGAATGTAGTGCGGAGCACAAATTTTAATGATTCCGGCTATCTTGATTTATCTGATGTAGCCAAACGATTTTTAGAACCTGCTGTCTTTGAAGCATTGAGTCTCGAAGAAAACGAAATCCTGATTGAACGTTCTGGTGGTAGTGAAACTCAGCCTGTCGGCAGGGTTTCATTTATAACAAAAGATGTTGCTGAACAAGGTTTTGCTTATGCAAACTTCATACAACGCATTTCTGTTAAGCCCGGCATTGACCCAAAATATTTGTTTTATTGCCTTTATCAAATGCACAGTGCTGGTTTTACACAGATTATGCAGAATCAAACCAATGGAATCCGTAATCTTGAATACCGCTTTTTCCTGAAACAGCTATTACCAAAACCTGAATTTCCCGAACAGCAAAAAATCGCCTCCATCCTATCATCTGTTGACGATACCATAAAAGCCACCCGTACGAGCATTGCAAAACTCGAACGTCTCAAAAAATCCCTCATGCAAAACCTGCTTACCGGCAAAATGAAACCCGATGGCACCTGGCGAAATGTGGAAGAGTTTTATATGGATGATAAGTTTGGGAAAGTTCCTGTCGGATGGTCAGTAAAGTTTTTGGGTGATAGTGATGTAGCAAAAGTAAACCCAAATTACGAGTATGAGATTAACCAATATTTTGACTTTTTAGAAATGTCTGATGTTGATGAAAAATACAAAGGTGTTATCAAGTACGAAAAGATTTTTATTGAGAAACGTAATAGTGGTTTTGCAAAATTCAAAAACGGTGATATCCTTTTCGCAAAAATTACTCCATGTACAGAAAATGGGAAAATTGCTTTTATTGAAGGTTGTTCGACTGATATTGGGTTTGGCTCTACTGAATTTATCTCTATCAGTCCAACTGAAAACGTTGATGGATATTTCTTATACCTTAATCTTATTACTCATAGTGTTCATGGTAGAGCTGTTGCTTTAATGGAGGGTACAACAGGAAGACAAAGAGTACCTGCCAAAATTTTCAAAAACGTAATTCAAATTTCAGTGCCAGAAATTGAAGAGCAAAGAATAATAGCAGGGCGGATAAAGCTCATTGAAGATGGCATAAGAAGTAAATCTCAAAAAATTCCTAAGCTTGAAAAACTTAAAAAATCACTGATGCAGAAGCTATTAACAGGTCAGTTAAGGGTAAGATGA
- a CDS encoding helix-turn-helix domain-containing protein, protein MSQFSEHIRNLRETLKIRQREVAACLKADTAFVSKLEKGERQARREQVLLLAELYNVDKEELLSLWLAEKVYDLVKDEDVALKSLKTAEKNVKLKNRKSE, encoded by the coding sequence ATGAGCCAATTTAGTGAACACATACGCAACCTGCGTGAAACGCTGAAAATCAGGCAACGTGAGGTTGCAGCTTGTCTGAAAGCTGATACAGCTTTTGTAAGCAAGCTGGAAAAAGGGGAACGACAGGCACGTAGGGAACAAGTGCTTTTACTTGCCGAACTTTACAATGTAGATAAAGAGGAACTACTCTCTCTTTGGCTTGCAGAAAAAGTTTATGATCTTGTAAAAGACGAGGATGTCGCTTTAAAATCATTGAAGACGGCAGAAAAGAATGTTAAACTTAAAAACAGGAAATCGGAATGA
- a CDS encoding AAA family ATPase, with product MKPDWADQRVYDLYNEFISACILQDNSFLTDEKDVFTITALDDNIQRFIVKYLEGSDSFDNKIKKQFEGATYESRLVFAHANWLWCMAPSDFRKNFKKEVPINVLGEFLTVPIKDNVIPDNGFGSAGPYLKYNKPNEIALILLVCKQLKLSVAAGNIKTLEQANEMVEKMCLVCRFNWDSETSTIVDPDVWHLIPEGLLTMYNILLHLANPDKYEPVYSEGHKNQIYGAFHKLLDDAPKEIKEANREEQILYIRQKISEYSGETDFTFYDDEIRNIWNFNLGETSFNEFQALQYKKSIILYGPPGTSKTHSAKALAKTLIYQHYFSNRENVKTYFKDNPDVTSPRIHRLQLHPNYTFEDFIAGIQIKEGNTIPVKGYFLNLIEEVRKDDYPHVLILDEINRIDLSRLFGELFSGLENREEEIKLSIGGFTIKVPQNLYIIGTMNEIDFSLERIDFALRRRFVWFFYGFSAGVLRNMMIEKRANLEVRISDEDIDTFVNRAQLFNNHIKAMDELGKQFEIGHTFFAEVVDIFCSFRDIEGFPRLKLFKANGPVKVLWEISIKPMLEAFLGNMDKQAQQEKINLFQNILLNNE from the coding sequence ATGAAACCAGACTGGGCAGATCAACGAGTATATGATTTATACAATGAATTTATAAGTGCCTGCATTTTGCAGGACAATAGTTTTTTGACTGATGAAAAAGATGTTTTTACCATCACAGCACTTGATGATAACATTCAAAGATTCATTGTTAAATACCTTGAAGGCAGCGACAGCTTCGATAATAAAATTAAAAAACAGTTTGAGGGTGCAACTTATGAAAGTCGCCTGGTATTTGCCCATGCCAATTGGTTATGGTGCATGGCTCCAAGCGATTTTCGTAAAAACTTCAAAAAGGAAGTTCCTATAAATGTACTTGGCGAATTTCTTACGGTTCCCATAAAAGACAATGTTATTCCCGATAATGGTTTTGGATCTGCAGGACCTTATTTAAAATACAATAAGCCGAATGAAATTGCTTTAATCCTTTTGGTTTGCAAACAGCTTAAACTTTCAGTTGCTGCCGGTAATATTAAAACCTTAGAGCAGGCAAATGAAATGGTTGAAAAAATGTGCCTCGTATGTCGTTTTAATTGGGATAGTGAAACAAGCACAATCGTTGATCCCGATGTATGGCATTTAATACCCGAAGGTTTGCTTACAATGTACAACATATTATTGCATTTGGCTAACCCCGACAAGTACGAACCTGTTTATTCCGAAGGTCATAAAAACCAAATCTATGGTGCATTTCACAAATTGCTCGATGATGCCCCAAAAGAAATTAAAGAAGCTAACCGTGAAGAACAAATCCTATACATCCGTCAAAAAATATCAGAATACAGTGGTGAAACTGATTTCACTTTTTATGATGATGAAATCCGAAATATCTGGAATTTTAACTTGGGTGAAACAAGTTTTAATGAATTTCAGGCACTACAATATAAAAAATCAATTATCTTATATGGCCCTCCGGGTACAAGCAAAACCCATTCAGCCAAAGCTTTGGCAAAAACCTTGATTTATCAGCATTACTTCAGCAACAGGGAAAATGTAAAAACATATTTCAAAGACAATCCTGATGTTACTTCCCCTCGTATTCATCGGTTACAGCTTCATCCGAACTATACTTTTGAAGATTTTATTGCAGGTATTCAAATTAAAGAAGGCAATACCATTCCGGTAAAAGGCTATTTTCTTAACCTTATTGAAGAAGTCAGGAAAGATGATTATCCCCATGTATTAATTCTTGACGAAATAAACAGAATAGACTTATCCCGTTTGTTTGGCGAGCTTTTTTCTGGTCTCGAAAACAGAGAGGAAGAAATAAAACTTTCCATTGGCGGTTTTACAATAAAGGTGCCTCAAAACCTCTACATCATAGGCACTATGAACGAAATTGACTTTTCATTGGAACGCATTGATTTTGCACTTCGCCGTCGCTTTGTTTGGTTTTTCTACGGTTTTAGTGCAGGTGTTTTGCGGAATATGATGATTGAAAAAAGAGCCAATCTCGAAGTAAGAATTTCCGATGAAGATATTGACACCTTTGTAAACAGGGCTCAACTGTTCAATAATCATATTAAAGCAATGGATGAACTGGGCAAACAGTTCGAAATCGGTCATACATTTTTTGCTGAGGTAGTTGATATTTTCTGTTCGTTCCGTGATATTGAAGGTTTCCCTCGCCTAAAACTATTCAAAGCTAATGGTCCTGTAAAAGTTCTATGGGAAATTTCGATAAAACCAATGCTTGAAGCCTTTTTAGGAAACATGGATAAACAGGCACAACAAGAAAAAATAAATCTGTTTCAAAACATCTTACTGAATAATGAATGA
- a CDS encoding helix-turn-helix domain-containing protein, which yields MLLLLEIKQRTNPEQVFFDNQEFIQVMNISKRTAQAWRDTGMIAFSQVGSKMYYRLSDILKMLEKYHKPSKS from the coding sequence ATGCTGTTATTACTTGAGATTAAGCAACGCACTAACCCTGAACAGGTATTTTTCGACAATCAGGAATTTATTCAGGTAATGAATATCAGCAAACGCACCGCTCAGGCTTGGCGTGATACAGGAATGATTGCCTTTTCGCAGGTAGGCAGCAAAATGTATTACCGCTTGTCCGACATCCTGAAAATGCTCGAAAAGTATCACAAACCCTCTAAATCCTGA
- a CDS encoding helix-turn-helix domain-containing protein produces MDDIILKELHELKKLINEQNLLKKDVLNFSEACQYLDISESHLYKLTSRKQIPHFCPQGKKLYFNRQELDRWLQQNRQNTNDEIEKEATDYILQNRRR; encoded by the coding sequence ATGGACGACATTATTTTAAAAGAATTGCATGAGCTAAAGAAGCTCATCAATGAGCAGAATCTGCTCAAAAAGGATGTACTGAATTTCTCAGAGGCTTGTCAGTACCTCGACATCAGCGAAAGCCACTTGTATAAACTTACCAGTCGTAAGCAGATCCCGCATTTCTGCCCACAAGGTAAAAAATTGTACTTCAATCGGCAGGAGTTAGACCGTTGGTTACAGCAAAACCGACAAAATACAAATGATGAAATTGAAAAGGAGGCCACCGATTACATACTTCAAAACAGGAGGAGGTAA
- a CDS encoding N-6 DNA methylase: MITKQQLGNFLWGMADILYGKVEDYKSYILTLLFYKRLSDNYTWEESNKVSEFEEKYGKQPNTKQLEQITKYAHQFVIPSGCFWDDVKQAPLDKKNELMQKACDGIADANKLADGSFPLKGIINAVRWNEAAPDGSGRKRLDPSILQELINHLDPMKLSNDRVPLDILGHAYEYLIKRFADENKGGTVAGQFYTPPEIVELMVRTLKPQNGQRIYDPTCGSGGFLVKTADYVREKNSELKGLRLYGQETIWTTWAIATMNIMLHGLEGKIVQGDTIRDPKFLKDEHSIETFDMVFANFPFSVENWAGNGTPKKDKKGKAVLNKDGSPQFSFPSKDSYSDKFNRFIYGVPDFSNGDFAFIQHIIASLEEDGKAAVVCPNGVLFKGQPEKTEEEDGQNRKADDIYLIRRGFIEGIGEEDKNILDAIVALPENVFYGNTIPGCILFFNKNKPEHRKDKILMVWGAKKGWYKEEPVQNVLRPQDVMRLLVQLESYGDKAEAIRIIPTEEARLFQLVDDYLAFKELEINDNFKEEQQDWIKTDALLRNIKELSETEQTLEFTTTKDNTVKCKVKNGKFEFLPDAKGNLKLPVEEKNILHLRLENGAVLELKVKADGKAAISNADIEKVEKKLAKLTETLQKRDKALEDARQEAVREKEAIKAVSAELLEVFDNPELRKRYFSLIEIDEILENEFNLNLPRYIDTVEPEEEIPINTAVSDLESVLKEEKKAENLLDNHLKTLVNAK, from the coding sequence ATGATTACAAAACAACAATTGGGAAACTTCCTTTGGGGAATGGCAGATATTCTTTATGGCAAAGTTGAAGATTACAAGTCGTACATTCTCACATTGCTTTTTTACAAGCGATTGTCTGACAACTATACCTGGGAAGAATCAAATAAGGTATCTGAATTTGAAGAAAAATATGGGAAACAACCCAATACCAAACAATTGGAGCAAATTACCAAGTATGCCCATCAGTTTGTGATCCCTTCCGGCTGCTTTTGGGATGATGTGAAGCAAGCTCCGCTTGACAAAAAGAATGAATTGATGCAAAAAGCCTGTGATGGCATAGCTGATGCAAACAAATTAGCCGATGGCTCATTCCCGTTGAAAGGAATTATCAATGCTGTCCGTTGGAATGAAGCCGCTCCCGATGGATCCGGCAGGAAACGGCTTGACCCGAGCATTTTGCAGGAGCTAATAAATCATCTCGACCCGATGAAACTTTCAAACGACCGTGTACCATTGGATATATTAGGTCATGCTTACGAATACCTGATAAAACGCTTTGCTGATGAAAACAAAGGTGGTACGGTTGCCGGTCAGTTTTATACTCCTCCTGAAATTGTTGAATTGATGGTCCGTACCTTGAAACCTCAAAACGGCCAACGCATTTACGATCCCACTTGCGGTTCAGGCGGATTTTTGGTAAAAACTGCCGACTATGTAAGAGAAAAAAACAGTGAACTCAAAGGATTACGTTTATATGGTCAGGAAACCATCTGGACTACTTGGGCCATTGCAACCATGAATATTATGCTGCACGGTTTGGAAGGCAAAATTGTACAAGGTGATACAATAAGAGACCCGAAATTCCTGAAAGACGAGCATAGCATTGAAACCTTTGATATGGTATTTGCAAATTTCCCTTTCTCAGTCGAAAACTGGGCAGGCAATGGCACACCGAAGAAAGACAAGAAAGGCAAAGCAGTTTTGAATAAAGACGGCTCACCTCAATTTTCATTTCCTTCAAAAGACAGCTATTCCGATAAATTTAACCGTTTTATATATGGTGTGCCGGATTTCTCAAACGGCGACTTTGCCTTTATTCAGCATATCATTGCATCATTAGAGGAAGATGGCAAAGCTGCTGTTGTTTGTCCCAATGGCGTTTTATTTAAAGGACAACCTGAAAAAACCGAGGAAGAGGACGGTCAAAACCGCAAAGCCGATGATATTTACCTCATACGGCGTGGTTTTATTGAAGGCATTGGCGAAGAAGACAAAAATATTCTTGATGCCATTGTAGCCCTGCCCGAAAATGTTTTCTATGGCAATACCATTCCGGGTTGCATCCTGTTTTTTAATAAGAATAAGCCTGAACACCGCAAAGACAAAATCTTAATGGTTTGGGGTGCAAAAAAGGGATGGTACAAAGAAGAACCTGTTCAGAATGTATTGCGGCCTCAGGATGTGATGCGATTGCTGGTACAGCTCGAAAGTTACGGAGATAAGGCAGAAGCCATAAGAATTATCCCGACTGAAGAAGCCCGCTTATTCCAGTTGGTTGATGACTACCTTGCTTTCAAAGAACTCGAAATCAACGACAATTTTAAAGAAGAACAGCAGGATTGGATAAAAACCGATGCTTTGCTCCGAAATATAAAAGAGCTGTCGGAAACGGAGCAAACACTTGAATTTACTACCACCAAAGACAATACTGTTAAATGCAAAGTGAAGAATGGGAAATTTGAGTTTCTGCCCGATGCTAAAGGCAACCTGAAACTACCTGTAGAAGAAAAGAACATCCTTCACCTGAGACTTGAAAACGGTGCTGTACTTGAATTAAAAGTGAAAGCCGATGGCAAGGCAGCCATCAGCAATGCTGATATTGAAAAAGTGGAAAAGAAATTGGCTAAACTTACCGAAACCCTGCAAAAGCGTGACAAAGCTCTTGAGGATGCCCGGCAGGAAGCAGTACGAGAAAAGGAAGCCATAAAAGCGGTGAGTGCGGAACTACTCGAAGTGTTCGACAATCCTGAACTGCGTAAACGCTATTTCTCACTGATTGAAATTGACGAGATTCTCGAAAACGAGTTTAACCTCAACCTGCCCCGCTACATTGATACTGTTGAACCGGAAGAAGAAATTCCTATAAATACTGCTGTTTCCGACCTTGAATCAGTTTTGAAAGAAGAAAAGAAAGCAGAAAACCTATTGGATAACCATTTAAAAACCCTTGTAAATGCAAAGTAA
- a CDS encoding ImmA/IrrE family metallo-endopeptidase — protein sequence MVKQNQYFPQSVPHPSETLIEKLEEMGMGPKEFALRTGKPEKTITAILKGDSSITADMAVQFENVTKIPAHFWLNSQRGYDEYLARVKRQEVIEKAVVWAKNFPLAQMVKFGWLNALPSKQAMAAQLLAFFGVASHKSWEDYYCNQQLKVAFRISLVHTKEPYAISAWLRKGELSAQQIQAKPYSEKTFKEILPEIKSVMAEQPGDFFHQLQNICLKAGVKVVHTPFLPKAPISGATRWMNDTPLIQLTGRGKRNDKFWFSFFHEAGHILLHGKKEIFLEQIEYKDKDLEKEKEADEFAVKWTFTHEEEAELKENLPDTEEAFYEYARKIKTHPAIIIGRLQHNKDIPYTLGQKFFKTIDLAN from the coding sequence ATGGTAAAGCAAAATCAGTATTTTCCGCAGTCTGTCCCGCACCCAAGCGAAACACTAATTGAAAAATTGGAAGAAATGGGAATGGGTCCTAAAGAATTTGCATTGCGTACCGGTAAGCCGGAAAAAACCATCACGGCGATTCTTAAAGGCGATAGTTCCATCACGGCTGATATGGCAGTGCAATTCGAGAATGTAACAAAAATCCCTGCTCATTTCTGGCTCAACAGTCAGCGTGGCTACGATGAATATCTTGCCCGTGTTAAACGTCAGGAAGTTATCGAAAAAGCGGTTGTTTGGGCAAAGAACTTTCCTTTGGCTCAAATGGTTAAGTTTGGCTGGTTAAATGCCCTGCCCTCAAAACAGGCAATGGCAGCACAACTTTTGGCATTCTTCGGTGTGGCTTCTCACAAATCCTGGGAGGATTACTATTGCAACCAACAGTTAAAAGTGGCGTTTCGCATTTCTTTGGTACATACCAAAGAACCTTATGCCATTTCAGCCTGGTTGCGAAAAGGTGAGCTTTCCGCCCAGCAAATTCAGGCAAAACCCTATTCCGAAAAAACCTTCAAGGAAATATTACCGGAAATTAAGTCAGTAATGGCAGAGCAGCCCGGTGATTTCTTTCATCAGCTCCAGAATATTTGCTTAAAAGCCGGTGTTAAAGTGGTTCATACGCCATTTCTGCCTAAAGCCCCTATCAGCGGTGCAACACGTTGGATGAACGATACTCCGTTAATCCAACTCACTGGCAGAGGCAAACGAAACGATAAGTTTTGGTTCTCATTTTTCCATGAAGCAGGACATATCCTCTTGCACGGCAAAAAAGAAATTTTCTTAGAGCAGATCGAATACAAAGACAAAGACCTCGAAAAAGAAAAGGAAGCAGATGAGTTTGCCGTAAAATGGACATTCACACACGAGGAAGAAGCCGAACTAAAAGAAAACCTGCCTGATACCGAAGAAGCATTTTATGAGTATGCACGGAAAATAAAAACACACCCTGCAATAATCATTGGCAGGTTGCAGCACAACAAAGATATTCCCTACACTCTGGGGCAAAAGTTTTTTAAAACAATTGATTTGGCAAATTAA